In Thauera aromatica K172, one DNA window encodes the following:
- a CDS encoding F0F1 ATP synthase subunit epsilon — translation MAMTVHVDIVSAEEQIFSGLAEFVALPGEAGELGILPGHMPLMTRIKPGVVRVRAQNATEEELVFVAGGLLEVQPGLVTVLADTAIRGKDLDEAKALEAKRKAEEAMANQSARLDYAKAQAELMEAVAQLAAIQRLRKRGH, via the coding sequence ATGGCTATGACGGTTCATGTCGACATCGTCAGTGCGGAAGAGCAGATCTTCTCCGGGCTGGCCGAATTCGTCGCCCTCCCTGGCGAGGCGGGTGAACTCGGCATCCTGCCCGGCCACATGCCGCTGATGACCCGGATCAAGCCGGGCGTGGTGCGTGTGCGTGCCCAGAATGCGACCGAGGAAGAACTCGTCTTCGTCGCCGGTGGCCTGCTGGAAGTGCAACCGGGTCTGGTGACGGTGCTCGCCGATACCGCGATCCGGGGCAAGGATCTGGACGAAGCGAAGGCGCTCGAAGCCAAGCGCAAGGCCGAGGAGGCCATGGCCAACCAGAGCGCACGCCTGGACTATGCCAAGGCCCAGGCCGAGCTCATGGAAGCGGTGGCGCAACTTGCGGCGATCCAGCGTCTGCGCAAGCGCGGCCACTGA
- a CDS encoding ubiquinone biosynthesis accessory factor UbiJ, whose product MLSSLFLSATNHLLAQSGWARARLRPHAGHSARLVLAPFAEIRFSVSADGHLAEHASEEAPEVSLHLAVAELPRLLVDGLETAMRHVRIEGNAEFAEALGFVFRHLRWDAEEDLARIFGDIAAHRMVAGGQRVVGEAQRTAARLSGSVAEYLTEEAPLLVSRHALPAFAQELIAVRDAVARLDKRIARLEKSV is encoded by the coding sequence ATGCTGTCCAGCCTCTTCCTGTCCGCTACCAACCATCTCCTGGCCCAGTCCGGCTGGGCGCGGGCGCGCCTGCGTCCGCACGCCGGTCACAGCGCACGCCTGGTCCTCGCCCCCTTCGCGGAAATCCGTTTTTCGGTCAGCGCCGACGGCCATCTCGCCGAACACGCGAGCGAAGAGGCGCCCGAAGTCAGCCTGCACCTGGCGGTCGCCGAGCTGCCCCGGCTGCTGGTCGATGGCCTGGAAACGGCGATGCGCCACGTGCGCATCGAAGGCAACGCCGAATTCGCCGAAGCCCTCGGCTTCGTGTTCCGTCACTTGCGCTGGGACGCCGAGGAAGACCTGGCGCGCATTTTCGGCGACATCGCCGCCCATCGCATGGTCGCAGGCGGGCAGCGGGTCGTCGGCGAAGCGCAGCGCACGGCCGCCCGCCTATCGGGCAGCGTGGCCGAATATCTCACCGAAGAAGCGCCCCTGCTGGTATCCCGCCACGCCCTCCCCGCATTCGCGCAGGAGCTGATCGCCGTCCGCGACGCGGTCGCCCGCCTCGACAAGCGCATCGCCCGGCTCGAAAAATCGGTCTGA
- a CDS encoding gamma-butyrobetaine hydroxylase-like domain-containing protein translates to MAGLDSNTPIPTEIILHSSSKRLEIAFDDGSRFLLPFEFLRVYSPSAEVRGHGRGQETLQQGKRDVDVVNLVPVGNYAIKPEFSDGHDSGLYSWDYLYMLGRDQEALWADYLERLERAGGTRDPALVPPPAPRGGCGHHH, encoded by the coding sequence ATGGCCGGACTCGACAGCAACACCCCGATCCCCACCGAAATCATTCTGCACAGCAGCTCGAAACGGCTCGAAATCGCCTTCGACGACGGCAGCCGCTTTCTCCTGCCGTTCGAATTCCTGCGGGTGTATTCGCCCTCGGCCGAAGTGCGCGGCCACGGCCGCGGCCAGGAAACCCTGCAGCAGGGCAAGCGCGACGTCGATGTCGTGAACCTGGTGCCGGTCGGCAACTATGCGATCAAGCCCGAGTTCTCCGACGGCCACGACAGCGGGCTGTACTCCTGGGACTACCTGTATATGCTCGGCCGCGATCAGGAAGCACTGTGGGCCGACTACCTCGAGCGCCTCGAACGCGCGGGCGGCACCCGCGACCCCGCCCTGGTCCCGCCCCCGGCTCCGCGCGGCGGCTGCGGGCATCACCACTGA
- the ubiE gene encoding bifunctional demethylmenaquinone methyltransferase/2-methoxy-6-polyprenyl-1,4-benzoquinol methylase UbiE, with translation MSDKTTHFGFQTVAEEQKEKKVAEVFSSVAHKYDIMNDLMSFGLHRLWKAFTIQVSGVREGDRVLDVAGGTADLSLAFARKVGRSGQVWLTDINHAMLARGRDRMIDHGFAMPAAQCNAEKLPFPDDWFDCVTVAFGLRNMTHKDVAIAEMRRVLRPGGRLLVLEFSRVWKPLAPIYDLYSFKLLPWMGKQVANDAESYRYLAESIRMHPGQEELKAMMEQAGLARVDYFNLSAGVVALHRGYKI, from the coding sequence ATGAGCGACAAGACCACCCATTTCGGCTTCCAGACGGTCGCCGAGGAACAGAAGGAAAAAAAGGTGGCCGAGGTCTTTTCCTCGGTCGCGCACAAGTACGACATCATGAACGACCTGATGTCGTTCGGCCTGCACCGGCTGTGGAAGGCGTTCACCATCCAGGTGTCGGGAGTGCGCGAAGGCGACCGCGTGCTCGACGTCGCCGGCGGCACCGCCGACCTGTCGCTCGCTTTCGCGCGCAAGGTCGGGCGCAGCGGCCAGGTCTGGCTCACCGACATCAACCACGCCATGCTCGCGCGCGGCCGCGACCGCATGATCGATCACGGCTTCGCCATGCCGGCAGCGCAGTGCAACGCCGAAAAGCTGCCCTTCCCGGATGACTGGTTCGACTGCGTCACCGTCGCCTTCGGCTTGCGCAACATGACCCACAAGGACGTCGCCATCGCCGAGATGCGTCGCGTGCTGCGCCCCGGAGGCCGCCTGCTGGTGCTCGAATTTTCGCGCGTATGGAAACCGCTGGCGCCGATCTACGACCTCTACTCCTTCAAGCTGCTGCCGTGGATGGGCAAGCAGGTCGCCAACGACGCCGAAAGCTATCGCTACCTCGCCGAATCGATCCGCATGCACCCCGGCCAGGAAGAATTGAAGGCGATGATGGAACAAGCCGGGCTCGCCCGGGTCGATTACTTCAACCTGAGTGCCGGCGTCGTCGCCCTGCACCGGGGCTACAAGATCTGA
- the phoB gene encoding phosphate regulon transcriptional regulator PhoB, whose translation MPANILLVEDEPAIQELIAANLHRAGHHVVRAADAESAQRIVRDALPDLVLLDWMLPGVSGIEFARRLRADERTRAIPIIMLTARGEEQDKVAGLETGADDYITKPFSPRELVARIKAVLRRRVPQATEDAVELGGLRLDPATHRVSAGGETLALGPTEFRLLHFLMTHPERVHSRAQLLDQVWGDHVFVEERTVDVHIRRLRCALEPGAHDGLIQTVRGSGYRFSVHPESVPTAR comes from the coding sequence ATGCCAGCGAACATTCTGCTCGTGGAAGACGAGCCGGCGATCCAGGAATTGATCGCCGCCAATCTCCATCGCGCCGGCCATCACGTCGTGCGTGCCGCCGATGCGGAAAGCGCGCAGCGCATCGTCCGCGACGCACTGCCCGATCTCGTGCTGCTCGACTGGATGCTGCCCGGAGTGTCGGGCATCGAGTTCGCCCGCCGCCTGCGCGCCGACGAGCGCACCCGGGCCATTCCGATCATCATGCTGACCGCGCGCGGGGAAGAGCAGGACAAGGTTGCCGGGCTCGAAACCGGCGCCGACGACTACATCACCAAGCCCTTCAGCCCGCGCGAACTCGTCGCCCGGATCAAGGCCGTGCTGCGGCGGCGGGTGCCGCAGGCCACCGAGGACGCGGTGGAGCTGGGCGGGTTGCGCCTCGATCCCGCCACCCACCGGGTCAGTGCCGGTGGCGAGACGCTCGCCCTGGGGCCGACCGAGTTCCGTTTGCTCCACTTCCTGATGACCCACCCGGAGCGGGTGCACTCGCGCGCGCAGCTGCTCGACCAGGTGTGGGGCGATCACGTCTTCGTCGAGGAGCGCACCGTCGACGTCCATATCCGGCGTTTGCGCTGCGCGCTCGAACCGGGGGCGCACGATGGCCTGATCCAGACCGTCCGCGGCAGCGGCTACCGCTTTTCGGTGCATCCCGAAAGCGTGCCGACGGCCCGTTGA
- a CDS encoding Tim44 domain-containing protein, protein MKHLFLTLIVAILSFGFAPPEAEAKRLGGGSSFGMKREATPTTQPRQPAAAPQQSPAGATPAAQPKRSWMGPIAGLAAGLGLAALFSHLGMGEGFANFVMILLLAAAAFFVFRLIFRRGTTAKQGQGLQYAGAPGNAAGSVRSFEAQQAFGGSAQPAAENSGLAKAIASGFDVDGFARQAKLNFIRLQAANDSANLDDLREFTTPEVFAELRMQLNERGAAAQRTDVVELNAEVIDVAEEDQRYVVSVRFSGLLREEADAAPAAFDEIWHLTKAASGSGGWRIAGIQQAG, encoded by the coding sequence ATGAAACACCTCTTCCTGACCCTGATCGTCGCCATCCTCTCGTTCGGTTTCGCTCCCCCCGAGGCCGAAGCCAAGCGCCTCGGCGGCGGCAGCAGCTTCGGCATGAAGCGCGAGGCCACCCCGACCACGCAACCGCGCCAACCGGCCGCGGCCCCGCAGCAGAGCCCCGCCGGGGCCACGCCCGCCGCCCAGCCGAAGCGCTCGTGGATGGGCCCGATCGCCGGCCTGGCCGCCGGCCTTGGCCTCGCCGCGCTGTTCTCGCACCTGGGAATGGGTGAAGGCTTCGCCAACTTCGTCATGATCCTGCTGCTGGCTGCGGCCGCCTTCTTCGTCTTCCGCCTGATCTTCCGTCGCGGCACCACCGCCAAGCAGGGGCAGGGCCTGCAATACGCCGGCGCGCCGGGTAATGCCGCGGGCAGCGTGCGCTCGTTCGAGGCCCAACAGGCGTTCGGCGGCAGCGCACAACCCGCCGCGGAAAACTCCGGACTGGCCAAAGCCATCGCCTCTGGCTTCGATGTCGATGGTTTCGCCCGCCAGGCCAAGCTCAACTTCATCCGTCTGCAGGCGGCCAATGACAGCGCCAACCTCGACGATCTGCGCGAGTTCACCACGCCCGAAGTCTTCGCCGAGTTGCGCATGCAACTCAACGAGCGCGGCGCCGCCGCCCAGCGCACCGATGTCGTCGAGCTCAATGCCGAAGTGATCGACGTCGCCGAGGAAGATCAGCGTTACGTGGTCAGCGTGCGCTTCAGCGGCCTGCTGCGCGAGGAGGCCGACGCCGCGCCGGCAGCCTTCGACGAAATCTGGCACCTGACCAAAGCCGCCAGCGGCAGCGGCGGCTGGCGGATCGCCGGCATCCAGCAGGCCGGCTGA